The Quercus robur chromosome 3, dhQueRobu3.1, whole genome shotgun sequence DNA segment TCCTCTCTTTCCCCCAAAACCCCTCCATATCCCTTCCCTGACCTCTCTCAAACCCTCCAACAAACCCCTTTTCTCTAAACCCCTCACAGTCCCATTTGCTCTCACTGAATCTTCAGACTCTCCAAACTCACTTCAACCCAACAATAGTGCTCAGTCCCTCCTTCAACAACTTGCAGTAAGCAACACTTTTCCACACCCATAATTTCAAACACCCCACATTTCTGTTTTCACTTTcgttttttttcaaatttggcgccatatattttgttattaatttaattttacttaattgttattgttttttctttgttgggtttgtgtaGGATAGCTTTGATCTTCCTCAGGACTATTTTTCACAGCTTCCAAGTGATCTTCGTATAGATGTAAGCAAAGTTTGTAACTTTGGTTCTATTCAATTCTGTGttattatttatgtgatttgatattgtggggttttatttatttattttatttttattttttgggttggtgAGTGTTTTGattaatgtttgttttttttggtgtggtgAATTAAGCTAAATGATGCGGCTTTTGACCTTTCGAATGGGCCGGTAATTGATGAggttagttatttttattgcttCAAAAACTGTTTATAACTGAACCAGTCTTGAGTAATGAGTACTGAGTAGGCTAAGGCAGTCACTGTATATCAAATTTGTAATCTCAATATCATACTTATGTTCATTTTGCAAAACATGACTCATGTTGGTGGAATTTGTGTAATACAATGTTAAATGGGTTGCTATTGTGATCCTACGAGTATGAATTGGTCTTGGTTTCTCATTGTGTGTAGATGGGTCCTACTATCACGTTGCATGATCCTTACTGTGCACACATGAATTTTAGCTAATAGGAGTCATATTGAACACATGAATATGAGATGTTTTTGTTAGTCCATTGAACTTCAACCATCAATCATGGATTTTCCATTTCTGTAGTTGGAGTCATATTGAACACATGAATATGAGAGAATCtgattttcaatgtttttgttaGTCCATTGAACTTAAACCTTTAATCATGGATTTTCCATTTCTGTAGTGCCTAAATCTtgttacttattaaaaaaaaaaaatcttgttgaTATTCAACTAACATAAAAGctcatactctctctctctctctctctctctttaattgaATGATAAAGACCACTCAGTAATCTTGTGTGTGCATCTTGAACTATGGTTTGGATATCTTTTACTACATTACGCAGGGCATGTTATTCCTGATCATTATAACTACACCACCTGTTATAGACATAGCAATTAATTTTAAgacattttttaagaaattactGTAGAAATTACCTTTGCATTTCATTTCAGTGTGGTCAAGTTCTGGGAGATACATTGTTAAATCTCTCTCGAGCATGGGAACTTGCTGACACATCAACTTCCCATAGTTTAGCAAGCAAGCTCCCTGGGTTGGAGGAGTCTTTGACAGACAATGCCAAATCAGGCAAGATTATATGTAAAACTGGCCTAGAGATACATCCTTAAGAGTTTATTTCCAAAGCTTATTTCCATCTTTTAGCTGGTTTAGCACTTGGCAAGCGTTTGGTGTCTGCTGGAAGGAGGTTCCAGTCCATGGGGCAGTTTGGTCAAGGTGAACTACAGAAGGTATCTTATGTCACATGAAAGTAGTTTTTGTTATTGCTATTATAGTtatcatataaaattttgtCCTTGCATCTCCAGATCCTTGGTCTAAAACTTCAATCTGAATTCTTCAACTATGTAGACATGTTAACAGATGCTAACTGGCTTTTATGCAATTGAAAATGCTGGAAATTAGACATGCTCTGATCCTTCAAGGCTACTTCTTCTCCAAGACTGTCTCTATGTTTCACAAGTGCTTTCAGTTTGTGCAAAGTCAATCAAATCCTGATATACATTAACCTTGCAAGTCATAGATCCCTTTTCTCCTCACTTCACCCAATGTTCTAgttatgattttaaattttaaggaacgatctctctctctctctctttctcttgtaAATGTATATAACTTGCTGTTATGTATCTCTAAAGTAGCAGTATTGTTGGATACTGTTCAACCATTATAGATTGCAAAAGTAATGATTACAACTGGAAGGCTTCTTTCTGCAAGTTCAGTATCTACAGCAGCTGAAGAACAATCAAAGAAGGAAACCAGGATGTTTAAGGTAGATGATTACTCTGCACTTGTTGAATATTCTGCAAACAGATGCACTTGATGTGGAATATTAAACAAGCAATGTTCATGTCAACCACAGTTTGGGGAACTTCAGGTTGAATTTACGTCAGA contains these protein-coding regions:
- the LOC126717603 gene encoding uncharacterized protein LOC126717603 codes for the protein MASSLHLLIQVQPLPNFPSITAPLFPPKPLHIPSLTSLKPSNKPLFSKPLTVPFALTESSDSPNSLQPNNSAQSLLQQLADSFDLPQDYFSQLPSDLRIDLNDAAFDLSNGPVIDECGQVLGDTLLNLSRAWELADTSTSHSLASKLPGLEESLTDNAKSAGLALGKRLVSAGRRFQSMGQFGQGELQKIAKVMITTGRLLSASSVSTAAEEQSKKETRMFKFGELQVEFTSDKAYIGAAIGFAFGILSWQLGQGVQSIPESSLQYANDNALLLAKSLRGALLAICYSSAILSAFSTVGLVLLGRQLDSKEYYKSQL